GAATGGACCGCGCTAATGGACGGTCAGGCTGGGTGCAACAGCACATCCAGCCGCTCCAACACATAATCGGGCGCCGGCTCGGCGTGGGGGAGATCCTCCCGGCGGGTGACCCCGGTCAAGACCACGGCCGTCTTCATGCCGGCCTGATGCCCCATGCGGATGTCCGTCTCCAGGCGGTCGCCCACCATCAGGCAGCGGGCCGGGGACAGGCCCAGCCGTTCCAGAGCCACCTGGGCCATCAGAGCCGACGGTTTGCCGGCGATGAGCTCCGGCCAGCGGCCGGTCAGATGGTGAAGGGCGGCGATGGTGGCCCCGGCGTCGGGCACGTCCCCTCCGGGCAGGGGACAGGTGCGGTCTCCGTTGGTGGCGAAGTAGCGGGCGTCCCGCCGCAGGGCCTGGTAGGCGGTGTTGAGCTTGCGGTAGTCCAGGGTGCGGTCGAAGGCCACGATCACCCCGTCGATGCCGTCCGGCCGGATCACCTGGCGGGGATCCTGCTCTTCCAGCTCCGCCACCAGGGTGAGCCCGTGGCCGGCCAGCTCCTGGCGCAGATTCTCTTCCCCGATGAGGTAGTAGCGGAGGTGGGGTTCGTGTTGGGCCAGGTAGCGGCCCAGGACGTAGGCCGAGGTCAGGACGTCGCGGGCCGTGGCCGGTACGCCCAGGCGGGTCAGTTTTTCCGCGTAGGCGGCTCTAGGCTCCAGGGGCTTGTTACTCACGAAGAGCACCTGCTTTCCCTGCCGGCGCAGGGTGGCCAGGGTGTCGGCCACGCCGGGCAAGAGCTCGTCGCCCAGGTAGAGGGTGCCGTCCAGGTCAAACAGGAAGCCGTCGAATTGGTCTGCCAGGGTCTGGGCCATGGGTGCCGGTCGGGTGGGCGGTGGTACTTGATCGGGTATTTCGTCAGGGTAGCGTCAGTATAACACTGCCGGGCCGCTGTTGAACAATCCGCCCGGGGCTGGGGTGCAGTGGGGTGCTGTAAAAGCGGTTGACAAACAACATCTGAAAATGATACTTTGTAGGCAACATCGGGCTGCCCACCTGGTAAATCCCGGCAGAAATTCACCGATAGGGTTCCACTAGAGGGAGTGCGCCCAGAGGGCGCCCGTAGGGCCGAGCTGCCCGCCGGATGCTATCCACTGGTCTCAATGTGAGGAGAGAGCCATGAACGTCGATGTCGATATTCGCCAGGTTGTCGAGTTCGAATCCCACGATCATCCGGTGTTGAGCATCTACCTCAACGTCGATCCCCATCGGCGCTCCCCCGAAAAGTACAAGCTGGCCTTGCGCAGCCTTCTGAGCAAGGCCGAAGGGGCGGATCCCGCCGACATCAAGCGGATGCAAAATTATCTGGAGATGGGATACAACTGGCAGGGGCGAGGGCTGGTTATGTTTAGCTGTGCCGGCCAGGATTTCTGGTGGGCGCGCAGCTTTATGGTTCCGGTGGAGGATTTTGTCTTCGTCAGCTATCGGCCCTATGTACGCCAGCTGGCCTCCCTCATCGACACCTACGAGCGCTACGGGGTCATCCACATCGACCAGGAGGGCGCCCGGCTCTACGTCTACAACATGGGCTATCTGGAAGCGGTGGAGGGCTATCTGGGCGAAGAAGTGAAACAGCACAAGGCCGGCGGCTGGTCTGCCCCCCGCTACCAGCGTCACGAATCCACCGTGGCCCACCACAACCTCCAGGATGCAGCCGAAATCGCCGAGGAGTTCTACCGCCGCAACAACACCCGTCGGCTGTTGCTGGCCGGCACGGAGAAGAACGTGGCCCGCTTCAAGGAGCTGCTCAGCCATCGCCTGCGTTCCATGGTGGTGGGGCAGTTCCCGGCGGACGCCAACGCCACCCCCGCCGAGCTCAGTGAAAAGGCGCTGGAGCTGGCCATCAAAGCCGCGGACGAAGAAGCCCGGGCCATGGCCGACCGGGTCGTGGATCAGGTCCACAAGGGGGGCAACGCGGTGGCCGGCCTGGCCGAAACCCTCACCGCCGTCCAACATGGCCGCGCGTCCCATATCGTGGTCCTCTCCGACTTTGCCCGGCCCGCCTACCGCTTTGTGGATAGCGGTTACATCGTCCTGGACCTGGAAAGCGAACAGGAGCTGGGCAGCGGCCGCATCCAGGAGCTCCCCGACGCGGTGGAGAGTGTTCTGCGCCGGGCTCTGTGGCAGGGAATCGGCGTCACCATCCTGGACGAACACCCGGGCCTGGAGGCCATCGGCAAGATAGCCGCGCTGACCCGCTACTGAGCGTCGAATCTGCAGAGATGACTCGCCTGCCAGAAGGCAGTTCGTCGCTGCGCAGCCGCCTCCTCACCCGCCGAAGCTTGGCGAAACCGTGCGGCCGGGGACCGCACCTGCGGCAAGGGCTGCCATTGGCGCGGATTGGACGCCACGGGACAACCATCGCCATCCCTGCACCGGCCCGGGCCAATCGGGATGGAGGGGCGAATCATGATTCGCCGGTTCCTGCAGTGGATTCTGGATAGCGCGGAAGATAGCCCGGAGATTTGTCAGCGAATCGTTTGTGTTGCATTAGAAAGTGTTAGTTTCGGAATCCCGAGTACCCTTTTTGCCGTCTTAACAGGTGTAGATTGACGGCACCATTGCAATCAACGTAGGCCCGTATCATGGAGGTGGCCCTTCCCTGCAAGGCGCCACAACATGAACCGGCACCCGGTTGATTGCCCCTGCCTGTGGCTCAAAGGCGGCAGGCAGGCCCGCCGTCCCTGTGTCTGCTTCGCTTGGGGTCATGGCCCGGGGATAGGGTGCATCCCACCCGAAGCGACACAGTTCCTGGAATGACAGATTTTGACCGATGAACTCAAAGAGGCTCATCTACCCAATGTGTGTCAATGTGTGCGAACCTGTTTGGTTCCCTGCAAAACCGGGGTGGGTAGCGCGCATTGGGGGTGGATGAGCCAACAAAACAGGGTGCGTCGAGGAGGTACTCGTTTTCAATGATGCGATTTGACCGATTTACCGAAAAAGCGCAGGAAGCGGCCATGCGGGCCTACGAAATCCTGCAGCGCTACAAACATACCCAGGTGGATACGGAACACGTCTTCCTGGCTCTGCTGGAACAGAGCGACGGGGCGGTTCCCCAGATTCTGGAGAAGCTGGAAGTGCCCGTGGACCTG
The sequence above is drawn from the Litorilinea aerophila genome and encodes:
- a CDS encoding baeRF10 domain-containing protein, whose product is MNVDVDIRQVVEFESHDHPVLSIYLNVDPHRRSPEKYKLALRSLLSKAEGADPADIKRMQNYLEMGYNWQGRGLVMFSCAGQDFWWARSFMVPVEDFVFVSYRPYVRQLASLIDTYERYGVIHIDQEGARLYVYNMGYLEAVEGYLGEEVKQHKAGGWSAPRYQRHESTVAHHNLQDAAEIAEEFYRRNNTRRLLLAGTEKNVARFKELLSHRLRSMVVGQFPADANATPAELSEKALELAIKAADEEARAMADRVVDQVHKGGNAVAGLAETLTAVQHGRASHIVVLSDFARPAYRFVDSGYIVLDLESEQELGSGRIQELPDAVESVLRRALWQGIGVTILDEHPGLEAIGKIAALTRY
- a CDS encoding HAD-IIA family hydrolase is translated as MAQTLADQFDGFLFDLDGTLYLGDELLPGVADTLATLRRQGKQVLFVSNKPLEPRAAYAEKLTRLGVPATARDVLTSAYVLGRYLAQHEPHLRYYLIGEENLRQELAGHGLTLVAELEEQDPRQVIRPDGIDGVIVAFDRTLDYRKLNTAYQALRRDARYFATNGDRTCPLPGGDVPDAGATIAALHHLTGRWPELIAGKPSALMAQVALERLGLSPARCLMVGDRLETDIRMGHQAGMKTAVVLTGVTRREDLPHAEPAPDYVLERLDVLLHPA